GGGCGCTGCCCAGGCGCATGCGCAACAGCGCCAGGGGCAGGCCGTCGATCAGTGCCTTGGCCTGGCCCGGCGTCTCGACGTAGCGGGCGTCGCCATGCACCGGCAGCACCTTGCGGGCACCGGCGGCGAACTGGATCTGCGCCATGCTGTGCCAGGCCCGGCGCAGGCCGTCGCGCAGGTAGTCGGTGACGGGGTAGTCGAGCACCGGCGAGCCGTCGCCGCGCAGCTCCACCTGGCCGCCCGGGCTTTCGGGGTGGAAACCATCGCGCAGCAGCGCCAGCATCACGTGGGTGTGGGGCAGTTCGGCCATGCGCAGGGCATTGTCCTGGCCGTGCCCGCCCAGCAGGGTGCTGGCCAGGGCCGGGTGCAGCGGGGGGACCTCGAGTTTGTAGCCGATCCGGCCGGCAACGCCGTCCTGCCATTGGAACTGGTCACTGTAGATCGACTGCGGCGCGCCGTAGTACGGGTCGATCTTGTCGGCGAATTGCGCGGCGCTGAAGTTGACCAGGTGCAGGAAAGTACGCTTGCCCAGGCGCTGGTGCGGGTCGGGTGCCTGCGAGCGCAGCAGCAGGGCCGGGCTGTTGATGCCGCCACCGGCCAGCACGTAGTGACGGGCGCGCACGCGGACCTTTCGCCCCGTGGGCTGAACGCCTTTGGCATCCAGGGCTTGGCACTGCAGGTGGTCAATGCGTTGGTTATCGTGGCTGAAACGCACGGCCCGGGCCAGATAGAGCAGTTCGCCGCCCTTTTCCAAGGTGGCGGGGATGCTGGTGACCAGCATCGATTGCTTGGCGTTGACCGGGCAGCCCATGCCGCAGTAGCCCAGGTTCCAG
This genomic stretch from Pseudomonas entomophila harbors:
- a CDS encoding GMC family oxidoreductase: MPVPDPFRQGLERGWTTHDGSRLDQDLALETDVAVIGSGAGGATTAELLSAAGLKVLLIEEGPLKTSSDFHLLEHEAYADLYQEGLGRLSKEGAITILQGRAVGGTTLVNWTSSFRTPPQTLEHWAREHAVKGLDSEALHPWFERMEQRLGIAPWAMPPNANNDVLRRGCEALGHRWAVIPRNVRGCWNLGYCGMGCPVNAKQSMLVTSIPATLEKGGELLYLARAVRFSHDNQRIDHLQCQALDAKGVQPTGRKVRVRARHYVLAGGGINSPALLLRSQAPDPHQRLGKRTFLHLVNFSAAQFADKIDPYYGAPQSIYSDQFQWQDGVAGRIGYKLEVPPLHPALASTLLGGHGQDNALRMAELPHTHVMLALLRDGFHPESPGGQVELRGDGSPVLDYPVTDYLRDGLRRAWHSMAQIQFAAGARKVLPVHGDARYVETPGQAKALIDGLPLALLRMRLGSAHVMGGCALGEDPRQAVCDSLGRHHQLENLSIHDGSLFPTSIGANPQLSVYALAARLSDALIGRLANGA